The Actinomycetota bacterium genome window below encodes:
- the polX gene encoding DNA polymerase/3'-5' exonuclease PolX encodes MATNAEIAQILETLAELMELDGVNKFRFIALQKAARRVSEANFSVSERAAAGTLTEIPDIGEKIAAKIEEIVASGRLGELEEYFQKYPPALIEMERVQGIGPRTARRVWEDLGVSNIAELEAAALDGSIASLPGLGEKSAENILKAIERLKVRSDRLLLGEVLPVAEEIAALLRQVPGAHNVTCAGSVRRMKETVKDVDIIATAADPEALTEAVGRLPMVADIIATGPTKCSVRTHAGLQVDLRVVPDSLYGNLLQHFTGSKEHNIALRERAISMGLKVSEYGVEETASGKVNECATEAEVYSFLGLDYIPPELREDSGELEAAAEGRLPHLIDDGDLKGDLHLHTDWSDGHASIMEMALAARERGYAYIAVSDHTQSLGMVQGLTPERLEKQLAEIARVNAELEDFRVFASAEVDVRSDCSLDLPDDSLAALDFVTVSIHSGFNQEKAQIMERLQAAMENPYVRSIGHPTGRLINRREPYEIEMEEIIAAAARTGTALEINAHFQRLDLNDIHARAAQAAGVKLVINSDAHRPAHLDLLRYGIATARRGWIEPGNVLNTMSASQLEKFLLKPKAGIS; translated from the coding sequence GTGGCCACTAACGCTGAGATAGCCCAGATCCTGGAGACGCTGGCCGAGCTGATGGAGCTCGACGGCGTCAACAAGTTCAGGTTCATCGCCCTGCAGAAGGCGGCAAGGCGCGTATCGGAAGCCAACTTCTCCGTATCCGAACGCGCGGCTGCCGGGACCCTGACAGAGATCCCCGACATCGGCGAGAAGATCGCCGCCAAGATCGAGGAGATCGTCGCCAGCGGCAGACTCGGGGAACTCGAGGAATATTTCCAGAAATATCCCCCGGCGCTGATCGAGATGGAGCGGGTGCAAGGCATCGGCCCCAGGACCGCCCGCCGCGTCTGGGAGGATCTTGGTGTCTCCAACATCGCCGAGCTTGAGGCTGCCGCCCTAGACGGCAGTATCGCCAGCCTCCCGGGCCTCGGCGAGAAGAGCGCGGAGAACATCCTCAAGGCCATCGAGCGGCTCAAGGTCAGAAGCGACCGGTTGCTACTGGGTGAAGTGCTCCCGGTAGCAGAAGAGATCGCCGCCCTGCTCAGGCAGGTACCGGGGGCTCACAACGTCACCTGCGCCGGCAGCGTCAGGCGGATGAAGGAGACGGTCAAAGACGTGGACATCATCGCGACAGCCGCGGACCCCGAGGCGCTCACCGAGGCAGTCGGCCGACTGCCGATGGTCGCGGATATCATCGCCACCGGCCCTACTAAATGCTCCGTGCGCACCCACGCGGGCCTGCAGGTAGACCTGCGGGTGGTCCCCGACAGCCTCTATGGAAACCTGCTGCAGCATTTCACCGGCTCGAAGGAACACAACATCGCCCTGCGCGAACGGGCCATATCCATGGGGCTGAAGGTCAGCGAGTACGGCGTCGAGGAGACGGCTAGCGGCAAGGTCAACGAATGCGCCACTGAGGCAGAGGTCTACAGCTTCCTCGGACTCGATTACATCCCTCCCGAGCTGCGCGAAGACAGCGGCGAGCTGGAAGCTGCCGCCGAGGGCCGGCTGCCGCACCTGATCGATGACGGCGACCTTAAAGGCGACCTTCACCTGCATACCGACTGGAGCGACGGCCACGCGTCGATCATGGAGATGGCGCTCGCCGCCCGGGAGCGGGGCTACGCCTATATCGCCGTATCCGATCACACCCAGTCGCTCGGCATGGTGCAGGGCCTTACCCCGGAACGGCTCGAGAAGCAGCTTGCCGAGATAGCCCGGGTGAACGCCGAGCTGGAAGATTTTCGGGTGTTCGCCAGCGCCGAGGTCGACGTCAGGTCAGACTGCTCTCTTGACCTTCCGGATGATTCATTGGCAGCGCTCGACTTCGTCACCGTCTCGATCCACTCCGGATTCAACCAGGAGAAGGCGCAGATCATGGAGCGGCTACAGGCGGCAATGGAGAATCCCTATGTCAGATCGATCGGGCATCCTACCGGCAGGCTGATCAACCGCCGCGAGCCGTATGAGATCGAAATGGAAGAGATAATCGCCGCGGCAGCGCGCACAGGCACAGCCCTGGAGATAAACGCGCATTTCCAGCGGCTGGATCTCAACGATATCCATGCGCGTGCAGCCCAGGCCGCCGGCGTGAAACTCGTGATAAACAGCGACGCCCATCGGCCAGCTCACCTCGACCTGCTCAGGTACGGTATCGCCACAGCCCGGCGAGGCTGGATCGAGCCGGGAAACGTGCTCAATACCATGAGTGCCTCGCAGCTGGAGAAGTTCCTGCTCAAGCCGAAAGCCGGGATCTCGTGA
- a CDS encoding glycosyltransferase family 4 protein, whose protein sequence is MRIGIEGLPLLFHRTGTSTYTHELVQNLRRLNLGDQVILFARNQRMAGDSYHNISYAERAANYIYKEYRLPQQLAERGIDIYHAPRDMGLPKTSRLPCASIITLHDIILVRLASDYYSPARAKMYERRLLDRVEGADHVITISQYSRDDILDWSGIDPGKVSVIHDAVNESFKPVTDEAKLSAVSNRYQLPPRFALCVGSTEPRKNIRNSIKAFAQLRRVRADVQLVITGVDYCRVGPDEAFAGLNLEGVHFAGYVHDLDMPAVYSLAQVLVFPSLYEGFGLPPLEAMACGTPVVTSNATSIPEIAGDAAVLVDPESPAEIAGALEMVLSSTEIREGLIEKGLARVATYSWHRCAQETRNLYQRVLSARGH, encoded by the coding sequence ATGAGAATCGGTATCGAAGGCCTGCCCCTCCTGTTCCACCGCACTGGAACCTCTACCTACACCCATGAGCTGGTACAGAACCTGAGGCGTCTGAACCTCGGCGACCAGGTGATCCTTTTTGCTCGGAACCAGCGGATGGCGGGGGATTCCTATCACAACATCTCTTATGCGGAGCGGGCTGCAAACTATATCTATAAAGAGTATCGGCTACCGCAGCAGCTCGCCGAACGGGGCATCGACATCTATCACGCCCCCAGGGACATGGGCCTGCCGAAGACCTCACGCCTTCCCTGCGCCAGCATCATCACCCTCCATGACATTATCCTGGTAAGGCTGGCCTCGGACTACTACAGCCCCGCCCGGGCGAAGATGTACGAGCGCCGCCTGCTCGACCGGGTGGAGGGTGCCGACCACGTGATTACCATCTCCCAGTACTCCCGGGATGACATCCTCGACTGGAGCGGCATCGATCCGGGCAAGGTCAGCGTGATCCACGACGCCGTCAACGAATCATTCAAGCCGGTGACCGACGAGGCGAAGCTGTCCGCTGTCAGCAACCGCTACCAGCTGCCACCTCGCTTCGCGCTCTGCGTCGGCTCTACCGAACCACGGAAGAACATCCGCAACTCGATCAAGGCGTTCGCCCAGCTCCGGCGCGTCCGCGCCGATGTGCAGCTGGTGATCACCGGCGTGGATTACTGCCGGGTCGGTCCCGACGAGGCCTTTGCCGGCCTGAACCTGGAAGGAGTTCATTTCGCCGGTTACGTCCACGATCTGGATATGCCGGCGGTCTACAGCCTGGCCCAGGTGCTGGTCTTCCCTTCCCTTTACGAAGGTTTTGGTTTGCCGCCCCTGGAGGCCATGGCCTGCGGCACCCCGGTCGTGACTTCCAACGCCACCTCCATACCGGAGATCGCCGGCGACGCCGCGGTGCTGGTCGATCCGGAGAGCCCGGCGGAGATCGCCGGGGCCCTGGAGATGGTGCTCTCCTCCACCGAGATTCGCGAAGGTCTGATCGAGAAGGGGCTGGCGCGGGTGGCGACGTACAGCTGGCATCGTTGCGCCCAGGAGACAAGAAATCTCTATCAGCGGGTATTATCAGCCCGTGGCCACTAA
- a CDS encoding tRNA-dihydrouridine synthase, whose amino-acid sequence MTHTTSHINEPFSVGSVQLPNRLVQAPMAGISGRAFRLQARRFGAGLLTTEMVSSHGIHFHNRRTQAMLELLDEEHPVALQLFGNDPAVMAEAARAAEAAGADIIDINMGCPVRKVVKTGAGVALMGEEMLASRITATVSDAVSIPVTVKIRSGLKHEVTAPEFARRMEAAGAAAICIHPRLAVQGQKGWADHAVTRELASSLRVPVIASGDISRPGQALDLVGKGCAAVMIGRASLGNPWIFEDLLAGQEPSRRPSGEVLAELSRFYLDVLAEMGEERAHRFMRKFYGWFLKPFRPDARLRDGLRRAASFDEAELLIRGFLAQRPRCS is encoded by the coding sequence ATGACGCATACTACGTCACATATAAACGAACCCTTTAGCGTCGGATCCGTGCAGCTGCCGAACCGGCTGGTGCAGGCGCCGATGGCGGGTATCAGCGGCCGCGCCTTCCGGCTGCAGGCTCGCCGGTTCGGCGCCGGTCTGCTGACCACGGAGATGGTGAGCAGCCACGGTATCCATTTTCACAACCGCCGCACCCAGGCGATGCTGGAGCTTCTTGATGAGGAACACCCGGTGGCGCTACAGCTGTTCGGCAACGATCCGGCAGTGATGGCCGAGGCCGCCCGGGCGGCCGAGGCGGCAGGAGCTGACATCATCGACATCAACATGGGCTGCCCTGTGCGCAAGGTCGTCAAGACCGGCGCCGGTGTCGCTCTCATGGGGGAGGAGATGCTGGCTTCCCGGATAACTGCCACGGTAAGCGACGCCGTGAGCATCCCGGTGACGGTGAAGATCCGCTCAGGGTTGAAGCACGAGGTCACGGCTCCGGAATTCGCGAGAAGGATGGAGGCGGCTGGCGCGGCCGCGATCTGCATACATCCGCGCCTGGCGGTCCAGGGACAGAAAGGCTGGGCGGATCATGCGGTAACCAGGGAGCTGGCGTCGTCGCTGCGAGTGCCTGTGATCGCCAGCGGCGACATCTCCCGGCCGGGCCAGGCATTGGATCTGGTCGGGAAGGGGTGCGCCGCCGTCATGATAGGCAGGGCTTCACTGGGTAATCCCTGGATCTTCGAGGACCTTCTGGCCGGCCAGGAACCTTCCCGCCGCCCGTCCGGGGAAGTCCTTGCGGAGCTGTCCCGTTTCTATCTCGATGTTCTCGCGGAGATGGGTGAAGAGAGGGCGCACAGGTTCATGCGAAAATTCTACGGCTGGTTCCTGAAGCCGTTCAGGCCGGATGCCCGGTTGAGGGATGGTCTAAGAAGGGCCGCCAGTTTCGATGAGGCGGAACTGCTGATCCGGGGATTCCTGGCTCAGCGTCCCCGCTGTTCGTAA